The following proteins are co-located in the Apium graveolens cultivar Ventura chromosome 5, ASM990537v1, whole genome shotgun sequence genome:
- the LOC141724706 gene encoding uncharacterized protein LOC141724706 — MNVEEHRGRIKEWLIKEVGKDWVDDEKMRPKFKGFSGQRSDWESNFIFWRDLIIKLSRHLGIFFIDPSQVKTVWFSRGGLSPLCLDHVLLEMHNSGELLRSSDLIDPASGRLSQIFRRVVRLSGLSRSSDLEENDLIILTLLKEKAAEVVKVLSDNHWTYSCIITIRKLQEICGGSREAYAVLSHLSGCGKAKYLTINRQDVVEGVKISLSTTAVPSPSTLDYDTLHLIWTEAKLQQQLVVIDQRCQILREKALTSLKSGNKVIALRHTKELKMASQSREKCTMLLNRVEEVIRALADAESSKQVTEAIKIGTRAIKENSTSVDEVQRCLEELDESIATQKEVDDVLGSVGSTTYVEIEDEDIEDEFKKLELEVGGAPSPVPTLNMGSAKETISSDTAELLSQPIANLTITNDIDKKTVVQDSTQAARSNRNPEKQPQF; from the exons ATGAATGTAGAAGAACACAGAGGAAGGATAAAAGAATGGTTAATAAAAGAAGTGGGTAAAGATTGGGTAGATGATGAGAAAATGAGGCCCAAATTCAAGGGGTTTAGTGGTCAAAGATCCGATTGGGAGTCCAATTTCATCTTCTGGAGAGACTTGATCATCAAGCTCTCTCGTCATCTTGGTATCTTCTTCATCGACCCTTCTCAG GTTAAGACTGTGTGGTTCAGTCGAGGAGGCCTTAGTCCTCTATGTCTAGACCATGTACTG CTTGAAATGCATAATTCTGGCGAGCTTCTTAGGAGTTCTGATCTTATTGATCCAGCTAGTGGACGGTTGTCCCAGATTTTTAGAAGAGTAGTGCGCCTATCAGGCTTGTCTAGATCATCAGATTTGGAAGAAAATgatcttattattttaacgttaTTGAAG GAAAAAGCTGCTGAAGTTGTTAAAGTATTATCTGACAACCATTGGACTTATTCTTGCATCATTACAATTAGAAAATTACAAGAGATTTGTGGAGGATCACGTGAAGCATATGCAGTCTTGAGTCATCTGTCTGGGTGTGGAAAAGCAAAATATCTTACAATTAACAGGCAGGATGTCGTAGAG GGTGTGAAAATATCTCTTTCAACAACTGCAGTTCCAAGTCCTTCAACACTAGATTATGATACTCTGCACTTAATTTGGACAGAAGCAAAGCTTCAGCAACAGCTAGTTGTGATTGACCAACGTTGTCAAAT TTTGAGAGAGAAAGCATTGACGTCACTGAAATCTGGGAATAAGGTTATTGCTCTGAGGCATACAAAAGAACTAAAAATGGCTTCACAAAGTAGAGAAAAATGTACGATGCTGTTGAATCGAGTCGAGGAAGTCATCAGAGCTCTTGCAGATGCCGAGTCATCAAAACAG GTGACTGAAGCTATTAAAATTGGCACAAGGGCGATAAAGGAGAATAGTACAAGTGTGGATGAAGTTCAACGCTGTTTGGAGGAACTTGATGAGAGCATTGCTACGCAGAAGGAGGTCGACGATGTTTTAG GATCAGTTGGATCTACCACCTATGTAGAGATCGAAGATGAGGATATCGAAGACGAGTTCAAAAAGCTAGAGCTGGAAGTTGGAGGTGCACCTTCTCCGGTTCCAACTCTTAATATGGGTTCAGCAAAAGAAACAATCTCTTCTGATACAGCCGAGTTACTGAGCCAACCTATTGCAAATCTTACGATAACAAATGACATAGACAAGAAAACGGTAGTGCAGGATTCTACACAAGCAGCGAGAAGCAACCGCAATCCTGAAAAGCAACCGCAATTCTGA